The Saccharothrix variisporea genome has a segment encoding these proteins:
- a CDS encoding CobW family GTP-binding protein translates to MTRVPVIVVAGFLGAGKTTLLNHLLNGARGTRIGVVVNDFGDIGIDAMSVAGQVDSTVSLSGGCLCCAVDASGLEEMLAKLDSRVDVIVIEASGLAEPQAMVRMVLATGNPRLSYGGLVLLVDAAEFPHDLERHLRVADLVVLNKVDRVGDVQALLDRIDRLKPGVPVAAVSHGRVDPALLFEPKPRETHGQLSFEDLLDEDHAHVHYDSVEFTAEAMNPTRLMAFLDERPAGLYRVKGFVRFDVPGHRQRFTLHTVGAFLRFQRDQWGDVPRRTQLVLIGTGLDREAVLKALEDCVEPDPASVDPRSMLEVLRYLDQ, encoded by the coding sequence GTGACGCGCGTTCCGGTGATCGTCGTCGCGGGGTTCCTCGGCGCCGGCAAGACGACCCTGCTCAACCACCTGCTCAACGGTGCGCGCGGTACCCGGATCGGGGTCGTGGTCAACGACTTCGGGGACATCGGCATCGACGCGATGAGCGTCGCGGGGCAGGTCGACTCGACCGTGTCGTTGAGCGGTGGGTGCCTGTGTTGCGCCGTCGACGCGAGCGGGCTCGAGGAGATGTTGGCCAAGCTCGACTCGCGGGTGGACGTGATCGTCATCGAGGCGAGCGGGCTGGCCGAGCCGCAGGCCATGGTGCGGATGGTGTTGGCGACCGGGAACCCCCGGCTGTCCTACGGCGGGCTGGTGCTGCTCGTCGACGCCGCCGAGTTCCCGCACGACCTGGAGCGGCACCTGCGGGTCGCGGATCTGGTGGTGCTCAACAAGGTCGACCGCGTCGGTGACGTGCAAGCGCTCCTGGACCGGATCGACCGGCTGAAGCCGGGCGTGCCCGTTGCGGCGGTGTCGCACGGGCGGGTCGACCCGGCGCTGCTGTTCGAGCCGAAGCCGCGCGAAACGCACGGGCAGTTGTCGTTCGAGGACCTGCTGGACGAGGACCACGCCCACGTCCACTACGACAGCGTCGAGTTCACCGCCGAGGCGATGAACCCGACGCGGCTGATGGCGTTCCTGGACGAGCGGCCGGCGGGTCTGTACCGCGTGAAGGGCTTCGTGCGGTTCGACGTCCCGGGGCACCGCCAGCGCTTCACCCTGCACACCGTGGGCGCGTTCCTGCGCTTCCAGCGGGACCAGTGGGGCGACGTCCCCCGCCGCACCCAACTGGTCCTGATCGGCACCGGCCTGGACCGGGAAGCGGTCCTCAAGGCGTTGGAGGACTGCGTGGAGCCCGACCCGGCTTCGGTGGACCCGCGGTCCATGCTGGAGGTGTTGCGCTACCTGGACCAGTGA
- a CDS encoding TetR/AcrR family transcriptional regulator has product MTEQEAKSKLLARVVDHLAHHGLGDLSLRQIAAAVNTSHRMLIYHFGSKEGLLVEIVRAVEANQRALLSTLQASDQAELARRFWRALTDPALRAHERLFFELYGQAVQGRRGTTALLEGIVESWLEPITEMEIQRGHAPEQARIRARLGLAVARGLLLDLVATDDVDGVTAAMDLFIDFMAS; this is encoded by the coding sequence ATGACTGAACAAGAGGCCAAGTCCAAGCTGCTCGCGCGGGTCGTCGACCACCTCGCGCACCACGGACTGGGTGACCTCAGTCTGCGCCAGATCGCCGCCGCTGTGAACACCAGCCACCGGATGCTGATCTACCACTTCGGTTCCAAGGAGGGGCTGCTGGTGGAGATCGTGCGGGCGGTGGAGGCCAACCAGCGCGCCCTCCTGTCCACCCTCCAGGCCTCCGACCAGGCCGAACTGGCCCGCCGGTTCTGGCGCGCCCTGACCGACCCGGCCCTGCGCGCGCACGAACGCCTGTTCTTCGAGCTCTACGGCCAGGCCGTCCAAGGCCGCCGCGGCACGACCGCCCTGCTCGAGGGGATCGTGGAGTCGTGGCTCGAGCCGATCACCGAGATGGAGATCCAGCGCGGCCACGCGCCGGAGCAGGCCCGGATCCGGGCGAGACTCGGCTTGGCCGTGGCGCGCGGGTTGTTGCTCGACCTGGTGGCGACCGATGACGTCGACGGCGTGACGGCGGCGATGGACCTGTTCATCGACTTCATGGCCTCGTGA
- a CDS encoding SRPBCC family protein, protein MYHMVQTVDVTVHSAADPARVYRFAADSSTWPTWSPVLRYEREKPGDAHGVGEVRVFHNRGRRNPTREEVVELTPNRRVGYVLLSGLAIRDYRAFIDLEPEGEGTRIRWHSSFHPKVPGTGWLYRRVLQLVITQYAKGLAAHAEN, encoded by the coding sequence ATGTACCACATGGTTCAGACAGTGGACGTGACCGTGCACAGCGCCGCCGACCCCGCGCGGGTGTACCGGTTCGCCGCCGACAGCTCCACCTGGCCCACCTGGTCGCCGGTCCTGCGCTACGAGCGCGAGAAGCCGGGTGACGCGCACGGCGTCGGCGAGGTGCGGGTGTTTCACAACCGCGGTCGGAGGAACCCCACCCGCGAGGAGGTGGTCGAACTCACGCCGAACCGCAGGGTCGGTTACGTCTTGCTGTCCGGCCTGGCCATCCGCGACTACCGGGCCTTCATCGACCTGGAGCCGGAGGGGGAGGGCACGCGCATCCGCTGGCACTCGTCGTTCCACCCCAAGGTGCCCGGCACCGGGTGGTTGTACCGACGGGTCCTCCAGCTCGTGATCACCCAGTACGCCAAGGGCTTGGCCGCGCACGCGGAGAACTGA
- a CDS encoding DedA family protein: MDATWITDLMETFGEPGAGLAIALENLFPPLPSELFLPLAGFTASKGEMNLLAAILWTTAGSVVGALVLYYVGALLGRDRVRRIAAKMPLVKVSDVDKTEEWFQRHGRATVFFGRMIPIFRSLISVPAGVERMPLPTFLVFTTAGSAIWNTGLILAGYALGENWHLVEEYIGLASKVVAGLVVVALAWFVVSRLTNKAQDRR; encoded by the coding sequence ATGGATGCCACCTGGATCACCGACCTGATGGAGACGTTCGGCGAGCCCGGCGCGGGACTCGCGATCGCGCTGGAGAACCTGTTCCCGCCGCTGCCCAGCGAACTGTTCCTGCCGCTGGCCGGTTTCACCGCGAGCAAGGGCGAGATGAACCTGCTCGCCGCGATCCTGTGGACCACGGCCGGCTCGGTCGTGGGCGCGCTGGTGCTCTACTACGTGGGCGCGCTGCTGGGCCGCGACCGCGTCCGGCGGATCGCCGCGAAGATGCCGCTGGTCAAGGTCTCCGACGTGGACAAGACCGAGGAGTGGTTCCAGCGCCACGGCCGCGCCACGGTGTTCTTCGGCCGCATGATCCCGATCTTCCGCAGCCTGATCTCCGTCCCCGCCGGCGTGGAACGCATGCCGCTGCCCACGTTCCTCGTCTTCACCACCGCGGGCAGCGCGATCTGGAACACCGGGCTGATCCTCGCCGGCTACGCGCTGGGCGAGAACTGGCACCTGGTGGAGGAGTACATCGGGCTGGCCTCCAAGGTCGTGGCGGGCCTGGTCGTCGTCGCCCTCGCGTGGTTCGTGGTGTCGCGCCTCACGAACAAGGCTCAGGACCGCAGGTAG
- a CDS encoding response regulator transcription factor, producing the protein MRVILAEDSTLLREGLARLLAEEGHEVVASVGDGDALVKAAAAHRPDVVVTDVRMPPTHTDEGLKAALEIRRTLPGVAVLVLSQYVEQRYAADLLGEHAGGVGYLLKDRVMQVEEFLDALRRVGQGGAAFDPEVVRRLLARTEHPLDVLTERERDVLAHMAEGHTNNAIAAKLHVSRSAVEKHVNSIFDKLRLSGEDGYSRRVLAILRYLRS; encoded by the coding sequence GTGCGGGTGATCCTGGCCGAGGACTCGACGCTGCTGCGCGAGGGCCTGGCCCGGCTGCTGGCGGAGGAGGGCCACGAGGTCGTGGCGTCCGTGGGCGACGGGGACGCGCTGGTCAAGGCCGCCGCCGCGCACCGGCCCGACGTGGTGGTGACCGACGTGCGGATGCCGCCGACGCACACCGACGAGGGCCTGAAGGCCGCGCTGGAGATCCGGCGGACGCTGCCCGGCGTGGCCGTGCTGGTGCTGTCGCAGTACGTGGAGCAGCGCTACGCCGCCGACCTGCTCGGAGAGCACGCCGGCGGCGTCGGGTACCTGCTCAAGGACCGCGTGATGCAGGTCGAGGAGTTCCTGGACGCCCTGCGCCGGGTCGGGCAGGGCGGCGCGGCGTTCGACCCGGAGGTGGTGCGGCGGCTGCTCGCGCGCACCGAGCACCCGCTGGACGTGCTCACCGAGCGGGAGCGGGACGTGCTGGCGCACATGGCCGAGGGGCACACGAACAACGCCATCGCGGCGAAGCTGCACGTCTCGCGCAGCGCCGTGGAGAAGCACGTGAACTCGATCTTCGACAAGCTGCGGCTGTCCGGGGAGGACGGGTACAGCCGGCGCGTGCTGGCGATCCTGCGCTACCTGCGGTCCTGA
- a CDS encoding sensor histidine kinase, which yields MLRGLRVVAGLLLGFATGIGGLLVVVFARPLATRYADLERWRIRRFLDVDSAVPTRSQAVKYLAVRAPVGLFGGFVLAWLFYGVALGVIAGSRIVRNGLDGIEWHDDVVATLWTALIGGVLLYIEVQGIRGVVALEGGVARRYLGPSEAELLRRRIEELSLSRAGIVAAVDAERRRIERDLHDGVQQRLVALGMLLGRARRHPEHADDLVRQAHDESQRVLEDLREVAWRVYPAALDALGLAEALEAVADRSSIPVTIHCGRFRVGSEVETAAYFVVSEAVTNAVKHSGATMIRVDITDDEDAVRVRVEDDGRGGADPAGGGLAGLSRRVRALDGTFAVHSPAGGPTVITAEVPCG from the coding sequence GTGCTCCGGGGGTTGCGCGTCGTCGCCGGACTGCTGCTCGGGTTCGCGACCGGGATCGGCGGCCTGCTGGTGGTGGTGTTCGCGCGCCCCCTGGCCACCCGGTACGCGGACCTGGAGCGGTGGCGCATCCGGCGGTTCCTGGACGTCGACAGCGCCGTGCCCACCCGGTCGCAGGCGGTGAAGTACCTGGCCGTGCGCGCCCCGGTCGGGTTGTTCGGCGGGTTCGTGCTGGCGTGGCTGTTCTACGGCGTCGCGCTCGGCGTGATCGCCGGCTCGCGGATCGTGCGCAACGGCTTGGACGGCATCGAGTGGCACGACGACGTGGTCGCCACGCTGTGGACGGCGTTGATCGGCGGTGTCCTGCTCTACATCGAGGTCCAGGGCATCCGGGGCGTGGTGGCGCTGGAGGGCGGGGTCGCGCGCCGCTACCTCGGACCCAGCGAGGCCGAGCTGCTGCGCCGGCGCATCGAGGAGCTGTCGCTGAGCCGGGCGGGCATCGTGGCCGCGGTGGACGCCGAGCGCCGCCGCATCGAGCGCGACCTGCACGACGGCGTGCAGCAGCGGCTGGTGGCGCTGGGCATGCTGCTGGGCCGCGCGCGTCGGCACCCCGAGCACGCCGACGACCTGGTGCGCCAGGCCCACGACGAGTCCCAACGCGTGCTGGAGGACCTGCGGGAGGTGGCCTGGCGCGTGTACCCGGCGGCGCTGGACGCGCTGGGCCTGGCCGAAGCGCTGGAAGCGGTGGCGGACCGGTCGTCCATCCCGGTGACCATCCACTGTGGACGGTTCCGGGTCGGCTCGGAGGTGGAGACCGCGGCGTACTTCGTGGTGTCGGAGGCGGTGACGAACGCCGTCAAGCACTCGGGTGCGACCATGATCCGCGTGGACATCACCGACGACGAGGACGCCGTGCGCGTGCGGGTCGAGGACGACGGCCGCGGGGGAGCGGACCCGGCGGGCGGCGGTCTGGCGGGCCTGTCCCGGCGGGTGCGGGCCCTGGACGGGACGTTCGCCGTGCACAGCCCGGCCGGCGGCCCGACCGTGATCACCGCGGAGGTCCCGTGCGGGTGA
- a CDS encoding styrene monooxygenase/indole monooxygenase family protein: MRSIAVVGAGQAGIVLSAALVRAGWRVTLCSDLSAEEYLETPGRPTACLFGDQVAYEAELGLDFWPEAPRAHRIRLDLHERTGPRLFSVDAPLRGPALAVDQRLKFSRGLGELARRGVAVVTGAVTTGDLDSLTASHDLVVVTVGHKAFTGLFARDDDRSTHTSAQRQLFMINVHGYDLDAFPEHRDIVFTFVPGVVEVFWVPFWDKDVGESRSIVVEAVPGGPADRFRDVTSASDGLAVLRSLVGEFFPARSGFLTRAAPTSAWLKGAVVPVVRDPVAVLPSGRHVLGLGDAVVLNDPLAGQGANNATRMARFFAARLDSYDGTADWLRARFDEWWETGRYANAFSDGMLAPLTSYQRAVLLAASHDPVIGERVWEGFNDPASLFPWFFDGPAAWSYLATRGVRRWDVLRYQAEVARKVLARRVFRRPAPA; this comes from the coding sequence ATGCGGTCAATCGCGGTCGTCGGGGCCGGACAAGCCGGGATCGTGCTGTCGGCGGCGCTGGTGCGCGCCGGGTGGCGGGTCACGTTGTGCTCGGACCTGTCCGCCGAGGAGTACCTGGAGACGCCCGGCCGGCCCACGGCGTGCCTGTTCGGCGACCAGGTCGCCTACGAGGCCGAGCTGGGGCTGGACTTCTGGCCGGAGGCACCGCGCGCCCACCGCATCCGCCTCGACCTGCACGAGCGGACCGGGCCGAGGCTGTTCTCGGTGGACGCGCCGCTGCGCGGGCCGGCGCTGGCGGTCGACCAGCGGCTGAAGTTCTCGCGCGGGCTGGGTGAACTGGCCCGGCGCGGGGTGGCCGTGGTGACCGGGGCGGTGACGACCGGGGACCTGGACTCGCTGACCGCGTCGCACGACCTGGTCGTGGTGACGGTGGGGCACAAGGCTTTCACCGGCCTGTTCGCGCGGGACGACGACCGGAGCACGCACACGTCGGCGCAGCGGCAGCTGTTCATGATCAACGTGCACGGGTACGACCTGGACGCGTTCCCCGAGCACCGGGACATCGTGTTCACGTTCGTGCCCGGGGTGGTGGAGGTGTTCTGGGTCCCGTTCTGGGACAAGGACGTCGGCGAGTCGCGGTCGATCGTGGTGGAGGCCGTGCCGGGTGGTCCGGCGGACCGGTTCCGGGACGTGACCTCGGCGTCGGACGGGCTGGCGGTGCTGCGGTCGCTGGTGGGCGAGTTCTTCCCCGCGCGGTCCGGTTTCCTGACTCGGGCGGCACCGACGTCCGCGTGGCTCAAGGGTGCCGTGGTGCCGGTGGTGCGCGACCCGGTGGCCGTGCTGCCGTCCGGGCGGCACGTGCTGGGGCTGGGCGACGCGGTGGTGCTCAACGACCCGCTGGCCGGGCAGGGCGCCAACAACGCGACCCGGATGGCCCGGTTCTTCGCCGCGCGGCTGGACTCCTACGACGGGACGGCGGACTGGCTGCGGGCGCGGTTCGACGAGTGGTGGGAGACCGGCCGGTACGCCAACGCGTTCAGCGACGGGATGCTCGCGCCGCTGACGTCGTACCAGCGGGCGGTGCTGCTGGCGGCGTCGCACGACCCGGTGATCGGCGAGCGGGTGTGGGAGGGGTTCAACGACCCGGCGTCGCTGTTCCCGTGGTTCTTCGACGGTCCGGCGGCGTGGTCCTACCTGGCCACGCGCGGGGTGCGGCGGTGGGACGTGCTGCGGTACCAGGCGGAGGTGGCGCGGAAGGTCCTGGCGCGGAGGGTGTTCAGGCGACCAGCTCCCGCGTGA
- a CDS encoding FAD-dependent oxidoreductase, with protein MDVVVIGAGQAGLSAAYFLQRAGLDHVVLDADAGPGGAWRHRWPTLRMATVHGIHDLPGMPFAEPDPTKPANEVLPAYFADFERRNGIDVHRPVKVEAVRDQGGLLEVETDHGVWLTRALVNATGTWTRPFWPHYPGQDTFQGRQLHSSQYRGPEEFAGKHVIVVGGGTSAVQQLLEIAGTATTTWVTRREPVFRDEPFTPAVGRAAVALVEERVRAGLPPRSVVSVTGLSLTPAVEQALEDKTLDRKPMFARITEHGVVWPDGTEQRADVILWATGFRAALDHLAPLGLRGPGGGIALEGTRVVGDPRVHLVGYGPSASTVGATRAGRAAAKEIKALLTRELVA; from the coding sequence ATGGACGTGGTAGTCATCGGTGCAGGTCAGGCCGGGTTGTCGGCCGCCTACTTCCTCCAGCGCGCGGGCCTGGACCACGTCGTCCTCGACGCCGACGCGGGCCCCGGCGGGGCGTGGCGGCACCGGTGGCCGACCCTGCGGATGGCGACCGTCCACGGTATCCACGACCTGCCCGGCATGCCCTTCGCCGAACCGGACCCGACCAAGCCCGCCAACGAGGTCCTGCCCGCCTACTTCGCGGACTTCGAGCGCCGCAATGGCATCGACGTGCACAGGCCGGTCAAGGTGGAGGCCGTCCGGGACCAAGGCGGCCTGCTCGAGGTCGAGACCGATCACGGCGTCTGGCTGACCCGAGCACTGGTCAACGCCACCGGCACCTGGACCCGCCCCTTCTGGCCCCACTACCCCGGCCAGGACACCTTCCAGGGTCGCCAACTGCACTCCTCCCAGTACCGCGGCCCCGAGGAGTTCGCGGGCAAGCACGTGATCGTCGTCGGCGGTGGCACGAGCGCGGTCCAGCAGCTGCTGGAGATCGCGGGAACGGCCACCACCACCTGGGTCACCCGCCGCGAGCCCGTGTTCCGCGACGAACCCTTCACCCCCGCAGTCGGCCGGGCCGCGGTCGCGTTGGTGGAGGAGCGGGTGCGGGCCGGGCTGCCGCCGCGCAGCGTGGTCAGCGTCACCGGGCTGAGCCTCACCCCGGCGGTCGAACAAGCCCTCGAGGACAAGACCCTCGACCGCAAACCGATGTTCGCCCGCATCACCGAGCACGGCGTGGTCTGGCCGGACGGTACCGAGCAGCGCGCCGACGTCATCCTGTGGGCCACCGGTTTCCGCGCCGCCCTCGACCACCTCGCCCCGCTCGGCCTGCGCGGACCCGGCGGCGGCATCGCGCTCGAGGGCACCCGGGTCGTCGGCGACCCCCGCGTCCACCTGGTCGGCTACGGCCCCTCCGCCAGCACGGTCGGCGCCACCCGCGCGGGCCGCGCCGCCGCCAAGGAGATCAAGGCGCTGCTCACGCGGGAGCTGGTCGCCTGA
- a CDS encoding LLM class flavin-dependent oxidoreductase gives MSRLRDVPLSVLDLAPVTTATDARTALRHTRELAQRVEALGYHRFWLAEHHNMPGIASSSPTILIGHVADATTTLRVGSGGVMLPNHPPLVVAEQFGTLGALHPGRIDLGIGRAPGTDQRTARALRRTSGPLSVDDFPQQLGELIGYFDGTEELKAMPAEGNKPHVWLLGSSGYSAQVAGLLGLPFAFAHHFSAENTLPALALYRERFRPSQVLSEPYAMVCASVIVAESAEHARYISGPGALAFLRLRAGRPEPLATNAEAAAYPYTDLDRLVVEDRLSTQVIGDPEQVRAQLEQLLDDTAADELMVTTMVAEQSDRVRSYELLAELAELSRSSERVKTEVEV, from the coding sequence ATGAGCCGACTTCGTGACGTCCCGCTGTCCGTGCTCGACCTCGCCCCGGTCACCACCGCGACGGACGCGCGCACGGCGCTGCGCCACACGCGGGAGCTGGCGCAGCGCGTCGAAGCCCTCGGCTACCACCGGTTCTGGCTGGCCGAGCACCACAACATGCCCGGTATCGCCAGCTCCTCCCCCACGATCCTCATCGGTCACGTCGCCGACGCCACCACCACGCTGCGGGTCGGCTCCGGCGGCGTGATGCTGCCCAACCACCCGCCGCTGGTGGTGGCCGAGCAGTTCGGCACGCTCGGCGCCCTGCACCCGGGCCGGATCGACCTGGGCATCGGGCGGGCGCCGGGCACGGACCAGCGGACCGCGCGGGCGTTGCGGCGGACCAGCGGGCCGTTGTCGGTGGACGACTTCCCGCAGCAGCTCGGCGAGCTGATCGGCTACTTCGACGGCACCGAGGAGCTCAAGGCGATGCCCGCCGAGGGCAACAAGCCGCACGTGTGGCTGCTCGGGTCCAGCGGGTACAGCGCGCAGGTCGCGGGGCTGCTCGGCCTGCCGTTCGCGTTCGCCCACCACTTCAGCGCCGAGAACACGCTGCCCGCGCTGGCCCTGTACCGGGAGCGGTTCCGCCCGTCGCAGGTGCTTTCGGAGCCGTACGCGATGGTGTGCGCGTCGGTCATCGTCGCCGAGTCGGCGGAGCACGCGCGGTACATCTCCGGTCCCGGCGCGCTGGCGTTCCTGCGGCTGCGCGCGGGCCGCCCCGAGCCGCTGGCGACCAACGCCGAGGCCGCCGCCTACCCGTACACCGACCTGGACCGGCTGGTCGTGGAGGACCGGCTGTCCACGCAGGTCATCGGCGACCCGGAGCAGGTGCGGGCGCAGTTGGAGCAGTTGCTGGACGACACCGCGGCCGACGAGCTGATGGTCACCACGATGGTCGCCGAGCAGTCCGACCGGGTGCGGTCCTACGAGCTGTTGGCAGAACTCGCAGAGCTTTCACGTTCATCCGAACGAGTGAAGACTGAAGTCGAGGTGTAG
- the bcp gene encoding thioredoxin-dependent thiol peroxidase translates to MTEQKRLSPGDQAPAFTLPDSEGKPVSLSDYLGRSVVVYFYPAAGTPGCTKQACDFRDNIGELAAAGYDVVGISPDKPEKLAKFAAAEGVNFPLLSDPERKVLTEWGAFGEKQNYGKTVMGVIRSTFLVDPEGKVAKAMYNVRATGHVAKLLRELPA, encoded by the coding sequence ATGACCGAGCAGAAGCGCCTGTCCCCCGGCGACCAGGCCCCGGCGTTCACCCTGCCCGACAGCGAGGGCAAGCCCGTCTCGCTCTCCGACTACCTCGGCCGTTCGGTGGTCGTCTACTTCTACCCCGCCGCCGGCACGCCCGGGTGCACCAAGCAGGCCTGCGACTTCCGGGACAACATCGGGGAGCTCGCCGCCGCCGGGTACGACGTCGTCGGGATCTCGCCGGACAAGCCCGAGAAGCTCGCCAAGTTCGCCGCCGCCGAAGGGGTCAACTTCCCGCTGCTGTCCGACCCCGAGCGCAAGGTTCTCACCGAGTGGGGCGCGTTCGGCGAGAAGCAGAACTACGGCAAGACGGTCATGGGCGTCATCCGCTCGACCTTCCTGGTCGACCCGGAGGGCAAGGTCGCCAAGGCGATGTACAACGTCCGCGCCACCGGCCACGTCGCCAAGCTGCTGCGCGAGCTGCCCGCGTAG
- a CDS encoding DMT family transporter, with the protein MLKWILLTLAIGCEVFATLCLKASDGFTKTLPTLGLVTGYAAAFYLESQVIRLGLPVAITYAVWAGGGIALVAVAGRVLFADPISPAVLAGMALIAVGVGVVTIAAAE; encoded by the coding sequence ATGTTGAAGTGGATCCTGCTCACCCTCGCCATCGGCTGCGAGGTCTTCGCCACGCTGTGCCTGAAGGCCTCCGACGGCTTCACCAAGACCCTCCCCACCCTCGGCCTCGTCACCGGCTACGCCGCCGCGTTCTACCTGGAGTCCCAGGTGATCCGGCTCGGGTTGCCGGTCGCGATCACCTACGCGGTGTGGGCGGGTGGTGGTATCGCGCTGGTCGCGGTCGCCGGTCGCGTCCTGTTCGCCGACCCCATCTCGCCGGCCGTGCTCGCGGGCATGGCCCTGATCGCCGTGGGGGTGGGCGTCGTGACGATCGCCGCGGCCGAGTGA